The proteins below come from a single Xenopus tropicalis strain Nigerian chromosome 9, UCB_Xtro_10.0, whole genome shotgun sequence genomic window:
- the LOC101735218 gene encoding histone H2B 1.1: MPEPAKSAPAAKKGSKKAVTKTQKKDGKKRRKTRKESYAIYVYKVLKQVHPDTGISSKAMSIMNSFVNDVFERIAGEASRLAHYNKRSTITSREIQTAVRLLLPGELAKHAVSEGTKAVTKYTSAK, translated from the coding sequence ATGCCTGAACCAGCCAAATCCGCTCCAGCCGCGAAGAAAGGCTCCAAGAAAGCGGTGACCAAAAcccagaagaaagatgggaagaagcgcaggaagacaaggaaggagagttacgccatttacgtgtacaaggtgctgaagcaggtgcaccccgataccggcatctcctccaaggccatgagcatcatgaactcctttgtcaacgatgtgtttgagcgcatcgcaggggaagcctcccgcctggctcattacaacaagcgctccaccatcacctcccgggagatccagaccgcggtccgcctgctgctgcctggggagctggccaaacacgccgtgtccgagggcaccaaggctgtcaccaagtacaccagcgccaagtaa
- the LOC101735276 gene encoding histone H2A type 1, which translates to MSGRGKQGGKVRAKAKTRSSRAGLQFPVGRVHRLLRKGNYAERVGAGAPVYLAAVLEYLTAEILELAGNAARDNKKTRIIPRHLQLAVRNDEELNKLLGGVTIAQGGVLPNIQSVLLPKKTESSKAAKSK; encoded by the coding sequence ATGTCTGGAAGAGGCAAACAAGGCGGGAAGGTTCGGGCTAAGGCCAAGACCCGCTCATCCCgggctgggctgcagttcccagttGGCCGAGTTCACAGGCTCTTGAGAAAGGGCAATTATGCTGAGCGGGTGGGAGCCGGAGCTCCGGTCTATCTGGCCGCAGTGCTCGAATACCTGACCGCTGAGATcctggagttggccgggaacgctgcccgggataacaagaagacccgtatcatccccaggcacctgcagctcgctgtgcgcaatgatgaggagctgaacaaactgctcggaggagtcactatcgctcagggcggggtcctgcccaacatccagtccGTGCTGCTGCCCAAGAAAACCGAGAGCTCCAAGGCGGCCAAGAGCAAGTGA
- the LOC101733344 gene encoding NACHT, LRR and PYD domains-containing protein 1b allele 2 yields MECEICGEVPEATEVHPRKFDDTYRLELPYEGRFRCSETGIQFCVESPTFIEFELSSWEEYLGYLEQYLYHIVGPLFNITIRYGRVSAVYLPHYVCLRGGQVDTKRFRVAHYKHGNMVLETPAAVQPFYVVLKEPTFSPIGVVMMRTLPGIFRKKIPTHGAILIYCRYITGYTLHLYLVPQDPSLLKELHKKEDGSGFSWVAKPPQTNTVYSRRRYFVGGPETARINPRDLKLRFHDNPSMYPYSEIYLLDVTDEISLTVRCTQSQSAIWDVLLRREDLGSRSRPVTKAASYGQHFVDRHREALISRTSNIDPVLDYLLSDFILTQEQYDTVRSKGTPQERMRQLYAHVRAWGDPEKHELYQALKSHNRALIRDLQCSPSPQ; encoded by the exons ATGGAATGTGAGATCTGTGGAGAG GTTCCAGAAGCGACAGAAGTTCATCCGAGAAAGTTTGATGATACATATAG ATTGGAGCTGCCGTATGAAGGTCGGTTCCGCTGCTCAGAAACAGGAATACAGTTCTGTGtggaatccccaacctttattgAATTTGAGCTCAGTTCCTGGGAAGAATATTTAGGATATTTGGAGCAATATTTATATCACATTGTCGGCCCTCTGTTCAACATCACAATAAGATACGGGCGGGTATCAGCGGTGTATCTGCCTCACTACGTGTGTCTGAGGG GGGGGCAGGTTGATACTAAGCGGTTCAGAGTGGCACATTACAAACATGGGAATATGGTACTGGAGACCCCGGCAGCAGTTCAGCCATTTTATGTTGTACTCAAAGAACCGACCTTCTCCCCAATTGGGGTCGTTATGATGAGGACTTTACCCGGCATATTTAGGAAAAAAATCCCGACTCACGGAGCCATCCTTATATACTGCCGATACATCACCGGTTATACCCTCCACCTGTACTTGGTGCCACAGGACCCCTCGTTACTAAAG GAGCTGCACAAGAAGGAGGATGGAAGCGGATTTTCCTGGGTTGCCAAACCCCCTCAGACAAACACTGTGTATAGTAGGAGACGGTATTTTGTGGGAGGGCCCGAGACTGCGAGAATAAACCCAAGG GATCTAAAGCTGAGATTTCATGACAACCCAAGCATGTACCCTTACAGTGAGATCTACCTGCTGGATGTGACTGACGAGATCTCATTGACTGTGAGGTGCACACAGAGCCAAAGCGCCATTTGGGATGTTCTACTGAGGAGAG AGGATTTAGGATCAAGGAGCAGACCCGTGACCAAAGCGGCTTCTT ACGGGCAGCACTTTGTTGATAGACACCGGGAGGCGCTGATCAGCAGAACTTCCAATATTGACCCAGTTCTGGATTATCTCCTGTCTGATTTCATCCTGACCCAGGAACAGTACGACACAGTCCGGAGCAAGGGAACCCCCCAGGAGAGGATGAGGCAGCTCTATGCCCATGTCAGGGCCTGGGGGGATCCGGAGAAACATGAACTGTACCAGGCACTGAAGTCTCACAACAGAGCTCTCATCAGGGACCTACAGTGCAGCCCAAGCCCCCAGTGA